The region TCAGGCGGACTGGAGTCTAAGAACCATTGGGGACCTCTGAGAGGCCATAAAAGAACGGTTAAGAAGACTGCATCAGGCGAATGAGGAAGTCAAGCAGAGGCAGGGGGCAGTGCTTTGAAGGCTCACAGCAGAGGCAGCTTGGCAGAGGGAGAGGGCCCCTGGCTTACTGCCTGGCAGCCCCGGCCAGGCCAGGGGCCCTCCCGGGGGTTGGGGCCTCTCCTGTCAGACTTCCCGATTGGTTTGCTTCCTCCAGGATCCGGTCCCGTGCGCCTCTGTCCCTCTTCCCTTGCTCACCTCTTTCTAGCCACTCTGGCTCCATGTGATTCCTTGAACAATCCAAGAACACCATCCCTGGGACCTCAACACTCGCTGTCCCCTCTGCCAGGAGCACTCTTGGCCAGATGTCCACGTGGCCCTCTCCATCGCTTCCTGTGTCTGTGCGTAAAGGCCGCTTCCCCGTGAGGCTGTCCTGGACCACCCTACACATAATtgtaacccccacccccaccctccccagtctCACTCTGCTGGGATTTTCTCCATAACGCAGATCACAGACtcacatagtatttttaaaaatctgtttccgCCCCGGAGAGAAGTTTTGAGAATAGAGGAatttttttgttcactgctatatcctCGGTGTCTAGGACAATATGTTGCATGTAGCAGAccctcagcaaatatttactgaataataaAGGAATCAGGCATATTTCCATGGGACACTCCAGTCTGGATCtgaaatcctggctctgcccttaTTGGGCGTGTTGATCTCGGACGAGTCACAGAACCTCTGGAGGGCCTGTTTCCTTTTGCCTGAAAATAAGTGCTAAATGGCCTCTTAAGCCACCATGACTCTACAAATCTAAGGGAACCCACTCCAGGAGGTAGGATGAGGTCAGGACTcccatatccatgattctctccCAGAACATCACTTCCATTAAAGCCCTGGATGGTTTCTGCTGCCCCCAGATGAGGGTTGGGCAAGGGCAGCACCACTTGGCCTGAGGCTGGAAGCTCAGAACTGGCCAGAAAGCTGAGGTCAGGACTGATGACTAATAATAAGCCTCAGATTAGGGGGAGGGATGGACGGGCAAGAACTGGGGCTGCTGCGTTTTTATTTAAATCCCTGATAAGGATCAGGAAGCAGGCAAACAGCCCCAATGACATCATTAATTAACTTTGCAGATGATACTGGATCAGGAAGGTGTTACATCCACCCATCTAAGTGAGAGAGACAAAAGGACCTGGGCAGGGGTCAGGAACCAGGCCAGGAAATGGCACCAGTAACAGCAGCTGTGGCCAAAAGGGGTAGATAGGGAGGTGGTGTGGAGGATCTCTTCCCAGACTCCAGATGTGCAGTGGATGGCCAGAGTTGGAAGTGGAGGTGAGGACTCAGGTGCCTCTGGCTGTGTCTGAATCAGTGTACTGATCCCTGGGGGAGACAGAGCCCTCTTTCTCACATCTGTGTTTGGAGGCTGGGGAGAGGCGACAGGGACCAGGGACAAGGAAGATAATTCACATTTATGAAGCACCCACAGTGAACCGGGCATCATATCCATGACCTCATTTGAACCCTACAACAGCAATGATAAGACAGGAGgacgctgaggctcagagagactaaGAAACTTGTTGACAGTCACACTGCAAGAAAGTGGCAGAGTTGAGATTGAGATCCAGGGTGGAGGTGATGATTTCAGAGCTGGCTAAGGGTCCCAAGGGAACAGCTGCAGTGCTTCTGGGTTATCAAACTGCCTCTCAAAGTCCAGGACAGAGACCGGAGTAAGTAACAAGTGGCCCAGAGAAGGCTTTCCTTAGTACTCTGCGGCTGCACAGGCACTGAAAGTTTTCTGCCTTCTTGCTCCCACGGCCTGGACTTCCTGAGTAGCGGGGAGAAGGGAACGAGGAGGAGTGGAAGGTACCTGGACAACCTGGAGAGGCGAAATGTGAGTACAAAGGGCCCCAGCTCTTGCATCCTGTCTTTGAGAAGAAGACAAAGGGCCTAGAGACCCAGTTCTCTTCTGGTCACTAATCTCTCTTTGTTGGAGACAGGGACCTGATGCATTCTGGGTGGGGGTCACTCCCTGGGCCAAGCCGCCCCAGGGAATACAAGTCTGTGGACAAGGGTAATTTCCCTTGTGGAAGGCTGGGATGTCCCTAGCCTCAGGGGCGGCagacttctcttttcttcccGGGAGCCAAGAGGCAGAAGCGTTACTGAGACAATAACTAGGAACTCACTGGGTAACCCAAGAGGGAACTCAATTCTGCTGTTGGCTGGGTCAGAGAAGAGCAGTCTGTTTCTGGTTGGGTCGTGATGCCTCCATGAAAGGTAAAGGTGGCtgaaggcccagggcagggctcccaGGGAAGGCTAGCCTGTGATTACATCCATGGACGATGAGCAGGGTCCTGTGGACACCGTTAGGACAATGACAGAGTTGGACGATTGGGAGTCTTGGCCATGAGAGAATGTGCTGGGGGTGGTGAGCTCCCTGGAGACATTAAAGAAACCATATGATGGTCAAACTCCCATCCAACCTAGAAGTTAGAATATTTTTGTTGAGTAGTCCCCACCACCTAGAACCTTGTATTCTCCATTCTCCTTGTTTGTGGCTTTGTGGTCATGTTCTGTTTGCATTAGCTCCTCAGTAACATTGCTCAGAAGCCTTTCTTCTAGCCAGCTGTGTGTTTGCTGGAAGGGAAGAAACAGCATTTTCACAGGGAGATTGGGGGATAGAGGAACACTGTTCCCCTGCTGGCCAGCAGGGGCAGTGACAAGGTCATCCCAAGTCCAGATTCCAGACCAAGCAGCCATGATGAGATTGGGGAATGAAGATCTCGGGCTGAAAGCGTCCGGACCTGGTCCCTTCCTGCTTGGGCATGGGAGTGTCAGAGACTTTAGTGCAAGCCAGGGAAAGCCCCATCACACCTCTGTTCTTGAAAATAACCAGCCGTTGGAAATATTAAAGCTAGGGTAGAGAGGAAACTTGACGCAAAGAGACTGGTGAAGTTTCAAGAGCTGGGTTGCTGGGAGAAGCTGGGGAGGCTGGGACTGTGCCTGGCCTCTGTGGGTGGCAATGGGGAGTGACTGTGTCCTTAGGGCTGTCCCAGGGACTGGTGTGACTGAGGGGCTCTGACATTCCCTGgggtctttcctcttcctctggaGACCTCATTCCTTTGTGCACAAAGAGTAGGTTTTCTAAAAAGAACCACTTGCAACAAACTTGGGATTATGATCTATTCTTAAAACCCCACAGTACCTTTTAGAAAGTCATTTTCTCCTAGTTAAGATTTGGCCAGTATGATTTCTAGTCTTTGGGACACACGGAGGCCTTCTATTTCCCTAGGTTTACTATTCCAGGACACCAGGGGAGCCAAGCAAGGCCAGGAAAAAGCAACTCACAACCCCCTCATCTATAGCAGGCAAATTCTGGACTAGCAAAAGGGGAGCAGTAGTGGCTGGCCATAAGCTACGGCATCCACTTACCAGAATCCAccttgctcttcctttttatATGCTTGTAAATAATAGACACACACTTAAACACACTCATCACTACCGCCACCACCACCATATACAAATATACGCCACTCCTTGCCTCAGTTCTGTCAAAGTATTGCCTCATTTGCATCTAACCCCAGTTCACCAAGTACAGTTTTCCGTCATTGCCTTCAGTGTGCCACTCTCCAGGAGTGTGTGTCGGGGGATATCCTTTCATCCATCCTCAAACACCTTAGGAGTTGCTTGGAAAGAGTGAGGCTTCTTCCTCTTCCATGTATTTAGGCCTGATTTTGCTCCGTAGCCTGTCCTTTGCAAAGCCTCCACAGCATCCTTCTCATGATAGCCCCAGCCAGACCTTTCTTCCACCATCTCCCCACTTCATCCCTAAGTTTCAGGGTTGAGTTTCCTCTCCTCATATTTACAAACCTGGGCAGGTTGGGTTGCTGGTGTGATGCTATCAGAAACAGCCTTATCTAGCTACAAAGTGTGAATCAGAGATTACACCACACAGGGCTGGTGCCAGCTAGGCGGGCTGCCATATTGCCAAGTAACCCAGTGGTTGAACCAGGTTGGGTTGAGTAATATGCACCAATGGGAAATGAGTTTATTAATCATGCGGCATAGCATGCTGTTGACGAAAGTGCAACTCCGAAGGCCTGGTTTGACTGGAGAGGAtgcaggtggggctggaggcTAACTAAGAAGACACCCAGTGACGCTATCTTCCTCTGATAATATTCACTTGAAAAAACACATAGAAATCTGGAAGGAACCATCTAGTTGAGCAAAGAGATGGAGTATATATGCTCAATATTCGGGACTTTTTGGCCATCTCAGattccttttgttaaaaaaaatggttgCTTCCTTGCAGCTGTACGTGAAGTTGTAGTTTggaattttccaagttttgtgAGGTGAGAGAAGGGAATTCAAGATGGCAGCCAATAACCTAGAACTGCGTGGGTGAGAAACTTTTAGATTCCATACTGCATTCTCTTTATTGATCTCTTACttcaaaaacattcttttctaaaGCCACAGCCCACCTCCTCCACCCGTCTGCCCTCAGCTTCTTGGTAACTACAGCCAACCAGAAATACCACCCACATTCTTCACTGTGATGGGCCTGCACTGGGGCAGCAAGAGCAGTTTCCAAGCAGGAAGGATACATACTTCTGTCATTGTATGGCTGGCCTGGCTGGTACCCCAGGCACTGAGACACTGTCTCCCAGTCATGTGTGGTGCTCCATTTACATAGCTCAGCATCGTACACCGAGCCCTGACATTTTGCTATGGCAGATAATACTTGGAAATGCATGAGAAGCAGGGAAATGTTTTAGGGGAgtctgggagaaagggagagggacagagctCGCTTGTCCAAAGCCTGCTCTGGAACAAACCTCATGGGGATGAAGGAATGTAAAGGCTACAGTAACTCAGGGGAGGGGATAGGATGGAAATGTGGGCACAGGAAGGACATGGAAGGCACAGATCTCTCCCAGAGGAAGCTGTATGGCTGGCAAGTAAACTCAGTTAAGAACAGGGAAGGTTCTGGGAAGAAAGCTCAGAGGGCAAGCATCACTTTCATGAGAGACAGAAGTTGTAAGATGTGAGGGGTTACTGCAGTAAATACATTCCCTGTATGTTCTCCAAACCTGAATGTTCTTTCTTATCTCAAAGCATCATATCCCTGGGTAGCTCATAAACACAGGTTTCAGCCAGGACCACCTTTCCCAGGCAGCTACAAATACGAGGCCTGGAAAATCCTGTCCAAGTGGAATGGAAGTTATAGACCTTTAAACCTGATCTCCCCCAATTATGTGACCACAAAAGAGCTTCCAATCTCCCTGGTTATCTTGCCAACCCTGAAGAACCCCTCTCAAGTCTCCACCTGTTTTTCGAGCTTCAAAAGCTTTAGCAAGACACCCGTCACAGAGGTTGCGTTCTGGTGCTCCTTGTGACCATCAGAGAGTAGTTCATAAATCAGGGGAGCTCTTTATTTCTACCCTCAAATGCCCATTGAAAACCACAGAGAAGGGTTCTAGAAGGTTCCAGCCACTAGCCTCAAATCCCATGAGTTTGTCTAATCCACTCATGTAATCTCTCCAGCAATTTAAAGTCCCtaggaaggtgggggagagttCTATTCTGTTGGAGCCACAGTGAACACTCAATACGGGCACCACCGGAGCCACACAAAGTTCTGACCAACTCCCAGTAACACCAAATCCCACATTTCCACACGGACGGTTTTCAGAGCAAGAACGGCAAAGCAGGCATAAGAACCTATCAAACCAACAAccagccaaaaacaaaacaagacaaagaacaGGCCAAACCAAAACTTTATgctatgaaaacaataaaataaggaGATTTATAGGCCGGCTGATTGTCAGCAAACACAATATATTTACTGTATTAGCATTTGCTCACAGTGCAAATGGTACAACATTACACCATTTCAATATTTcggtttttaaaaatgctgttttcaTGAACTATATTATATCGGCATAACAATGTGACAAAGGAGCAGATGAAATGTTGGTGAAGAATCTCACCTTTTCACAATATCAAGCatatttttttaaccttagtATAAGGTACTATAaatccaagaaataaaaacatccacAAAATATATTACATCTGGTTTGTCTTTTTCTAAGTACTCAACTTTATAcaaaagtctttcaaaaaatatCATTCCCCATAGGTTTTCCTGTTTaaaacctgatttttttctctcagttcaCATAAGTTAGAgtgcattttcttttgttgtttttttttaaaacatgcagacATATAAAAAAATCTGGATAGCACAACGTTTTGGCaacaaagttatttttctcttagtttaGCTTAAATGTCTGAGAACAGTTGTATTAAAACAAAGGGAACTCAAAGTCATCATGCAGCGACATGCACGAGCCGGAAGGAGCAGGAAAATATTAAAGGGTATCTGATTCCTCCTTCCAGCTTTGAAGTGaccaaaatttttgtttttaataatcatCACATTATAAAAAGTATTCAGCAAAATACTGTCTCTGCAAAGAAAGATTTTACCTCTCAGCTGAAAAAATATGAGCCCTCCTAGCAAACTTCgtcctcttctctctcctacaAAAAGTCCAAGTGCCTGGAAATCCACAACCCCCTGctctttgatttttccctttcacTAGACTTCTTTTAGTATTATTTATctgccaccaaaaaaaaaaaaacaaaaacaaaaacaaacaaaccaccaaaaaacaaaaaaaacagtgctttttttttttcttaaaaaaaaaaaaaaaggtgggtaACACataaagtgactttaaaaacagACATTCTGTAAACTCCAGACCTTTGTTCCTCCTCTCCGGGCAGCTCGCTGACCACAGGAGAAATAATGCGGATAGGGGACAGTACATTCAGTCAGGCCTGCACTGGAAGCTGTGTCAGAGAGCAGCCTTCCCTACCGCTCCACTCCGAAAGTGTGACCCCTGGGTGGAGACCGGCTGGGGCGGGGGAGCCTGAGAGGAGGTGAGGTAGGGCAGGGAGAAGGTGAGAGGAGGGCATGGAAAAGGTACACCTCGTTAATCAACATGGGTGAATGCAAAAATCCCCATGTCTCCGGAGGAAAATTTGGACAGagatgtgtatgcatgtatatgtatgtatatatacatacataacagacacatgtatgtatatatactcgagtgcacacacacatatatagatataatCTCATCagttaaatttttcataaaaaataaaccattttattCCAGTGCACTGCACTGAATAGCCAAGTAccttagaaattttattttgctagGAATACGTATCGTGTGTatgtcatatatgtatatatatgtgtgtgcgcacaccccccccccaatacATAGATTTGAAGTCTACCTGTTGAtcaagggcaaataaagagcttgcTTCTCCACCAAAGGGGGGAGAAGACACAGGTATGTGAGTGGGAGAAGACAAAAAGGTGAAATGGGGTGGCCGGTTGAGGCCTGCCTTTCCGGGAAAAGATTTTGAACAAGATGGGAGAAGGcttagaggggagaagggggaagggcagagggcaaACTCAggacatagatttttaaaagtggggctgaggaaataatttttaaaaagacaggttCAGGGATAgctgcttccccaccccctcccccgcaaaTCAAACTGCTCTGAGGCCTAACAGGGAAGTGCTTGGAAAAGGTGAGGTTCCGAGGGAGGGACCGAACCCTAAGCGGCAGTAGCGGCGCCGCGGCGGTGGCATCCGAGGCATTTCTGTGAGAAACATTATTTCCGAGCAGATGGAAGACCCTTCTCATCTGGCCACGTGCAGGCCCCCAGCCTGGGACAgtccccaggggcctggagacCCGATGTAGGGAAGAGTTTGGGGTGGACGCAGCCCAGTTCAGCTCAAGAGTCTGACACACaggcgtgcgcgcgcgcgcacacacacacacacacacacacacacacgcatatacaCTCACGCCAGCACGCACACTCGCGCGCATCCCCGCACGCAGGCGCGCGTGCGTGCGGCAGGCAGCAAGCTCTGCGCTTTGGTGCGCTGCTTACCCTCTCCCCCGTCTCGGATCTTCCTTCGAGGGAGAACCGAAGGAGACTTGGGGGGACTCGTGAGGTGCTTAGGTCAGACGAGACTTAGGCGGGCCCCGCCTTCAGTCCCCCGCAGGTCCTTGGCGCAGCCCAGAGGCCCCTGGATCAAGACGATCCGAACTGAACAAAGCGGGCTAGACGCCACCTTTCCACCTCCTATGCCTTGGctaaaggggtggggggacaaggcgcctcctgccctggcccccgACTGTTGGCCGGTGTATGAAAGGGTGAAAACGGGGGACTTCGAAGGGGGACAAGGGACCTTACGTCCGTGGAGAGGCCAGGGAGCCACCCCTGCGCCTCCGTGGCTAGCTTTCCCGCTGCTTTCAGGCTAGCAGCAGGGAGACACTGGAGGGGAAAAGTGGAAATCTGGGGGCCCGAGCCTCAGGCACAGGTGGTGACCACAGGGGCCAGGGACACTGGGGGCGCTGAGGACGCGGAAGGCGCACCCCCCTTCTCCgccttcttctccttttgcttGAGGTGGATCTTGGCATGGCGCTTGCGCTCGTCGCTGCGCGCAAACTTGCGCCCGCAGAACTCGCAGGCAAAGGGCTTCTCGCCCGTATGCGTGCGGATGTGAGTGGTAAGGTGGTCGCTGCGACTGAAGCTCCGCATGCAGATCCGGCACTGGAAGGGCTTGTGGCCAGTGTGGATGCGCAGGTGCCGGGTCAGCTCGTCCGAGCGGCTGAAGCGGCGATCGCAGCCCTCTGCCGGGCACGCGTGGGGCCTCTCGTGGAGCGGGGTCTTGCTGGGTCGGTTGGGGTACTTGCGGGGCCGGATGGGCTTGAGCGTGAGAGGCGGCTGGGGCAGGCTGCTGAAGCCTGGGTGGATTTGCTTGTCTTTGAATGCCTTGATCGTCTCCAGGGGAGTAATAGGGGGCGGGTTGACTCGGATGGGGTCCATGCCCTGGAAGGGCTTGTGCTCCGGAATTGAGCCCATGTCGTTGGGGTGGTGGTATATGTTGTAGTCAGGAATCATGGGGAAGAGATTGCTGTCCAAGGCCGGCTTGGCCGATTGATAATCCTGGGGGGAATAGGCGAGCCCGGGGTTGCCCTGGGGGTCGTGGAAAGACACAGGCTCCGAGTAGAGATCACTGCAGTTAGAATAGGGGGGCAGCGCCGGATACATGGCCTCCACGTCGCCCTGCGGTGGCTGCACCATGCTGGCCGTAGAGGTCTGCGTGCTGAGTGCCCCTGAGGCCGGGGGCACCCCCAAGATGCCAGCGCTCATGAGGCTAATGATGTTGTCCTGGCACCAGTTAGAAGGGGAGTCGAAGGCGAACTTTCCCAAGTAGGTCACGGTCTTGTTGCCGGGGGCTGGCTGGAAGGAGCCGGAATAAGAGAGTTCCGGGTTGGGCTTCTCGTTGGTCAGACCGATGTCCATCACATTCTCTGCGGAGagcgggggagagaggggagggatgagTGAAGCCAAGCCGACTCCAGGGGCCGGGAGCCCAGGTCCATGCCCAGGTGTGGAGGGTGCGGCCGGGTGGAGTGCGCGGTGCATGGGGTAAGAGGAAAGCTGCGCCCGGCGCAAAGCGGGCGGTGCCGCGCTCCCGGGCGCAACCTGGATACAGCAAAATACTACGGATCGGGGTGTGGAGTGGCTGCTGCACACACACCGCACACGCCGCGCACACACACTCACGTACCaaacacgcgcgcgcgcgcgcgcacgcgaAGCATTGTTGTTTCTGAGGTAGGGCGGGCAGGTAGCTGCAGCTACAGGTAGTTTCAGACCCGGAGCGCGCCGGGCTCTCGCTCTCTAGTGCACACAACTCGGCCTCTCCCCCCTAGCCCTGTCCGCACCCGGACGCAACGCCTTTCTTGCCCGACGAAGCCCTCCTTGCGCATTGCGCCCGGGTCGATGACCCCGGGAGCTCTGACGCTTTGTCCTTCTCGCGTAGAGGGGTACTGCCCGAAAAGGGAGCTCGCccgccacctcacccacccccactcgGCCCAGCCTCCTCCGGGCCTGAGAGGCTTTCGGCTCTTGCTGGAGGGAGAAAGCCCAGCCCCTCGCGAGGGTGGAGGGCGGCGGAAAACCGGCTCGTGTCTCCTTGCCGGGAGTGGCCGCTCATTCCAAGCTGTTCCCCCCAGGGATCGCCCCCCGGGGCAGACTCCGCTCGGGGTgaaccccctccctctcctcaccGTCCCCACACCCCCACGGGTTTGCTGAACGCCCCGGAAAGGTAGCGTCGCAGTACCTCTCCCACCGCGGGGACTCCACGCCGCACACGGCTCCATCCCgggtggggggctgagggagTAAGGGGAAGAGCGCGGGTGAAAGGGACGCTCGGCTCCTCCCGGGAAAGGGGGCGACGGCACCACGCCTTGCGCGCAGCCTGGCGATCGC is a window of Phyllostomus discolor isolate MPI-MPIP mPhyDis1 chromosome 8, mPhyDis1.pri.v3, whole genome shotgun sequence DNA encoding:
- the EGR3 gene encoding early growth response protein 3 isoform X1; its protein translation is MTGKLAEKLPVTMSSLLNQLPDNLYPEEIPSALNLFSGSSDSVAHYNQMATENVMDIGLTNEKPNPELSYSGSFQPAPGNKTVTYLGKFAFDSPSNWCQDNIISLMSAGILGVPPASGALSTQTSTASMVQPPQGDVEAMYPALPPYSNCSDLYSEPVSFHDPQGNPGLAYSPQDYQSAKPALDSNLFPMIPDYNIYHHPNDMGSIPEHKPFQGMDPIRVNPPPITPLETIKAFKDKQIHPGFSSLPQPPLTLKPIRPRKYPNRPSKTPLHERPHACPAEGCDRRFSRSDELTRHLRIHTGHKPFQCRICMRSFSRSDHLTTHIRTHTGEKPFACEFCGRKFARSDERKRHAKIHLKQKEKKAEKGGAPSASSAPPVSLAPVVTTCA
- the EGR3 gene encoding early growth response protein 3 isoform X2; this translates as MEPCAAWSPRGGRENVMDIGLTNEKPNPELSYSGSFQPAPGNKTVTYLGKFAFDSPSNWCQDNIISLMSAGILGVPPASGALSTQTSTASMVQPPQGDVEAMYPALPPYSNCSDLYSEPVSFHDPQGNPGLAYSPQDYQSAKPALDSNLFPMIPDYNIYHHPNDMGSIPEHKPFQGMDPIRVNPPPITPLETIKAFKDKQIHPGFSSLPQPPLTLKPIRPRKYPNRPSKTPLHERPHACPAEGCDRRFSRSDELTRHLRIHTGHKPFQCRICMRSFSRSDHLTTHIRTHTGEKPFACEFCGRKFARSDERKRHAKIHLKQKEKKAEKGGAPSASSAPPVSLAPVVTTCA